One genomic region from Evansella sp. LMS18 encodes:
- a CDS encoding 3-hydroxybutyryl-CoA dehydrogenase, which translates to MDIKKVMVVGAGQMGSGIAQVCAAAGYEVVLHDINEEAVERGLNGIKKQLQRQVDKERIEQKDMDNTVNNLTVSVDLSNAANVDIVIEAAVENMEVKKDLFAQLDEIAPDHAILATNTSSLPITEIAAATNRPEKVIGMHFMNPVPVMKLVEVIRGLATSQEVFEAVKAMSASLKKTSVEVQDFPGFVSNRVLMPMINEAIYTVYEGVASPEDVDEVMKLGMNHPMGPLTLADFIGLDTCLYIMEVLHEGFGDDKYRPCPLLRKYVSAGWLGKKSGRGFYTYE; encoded by the coding sequence ATGGATATTAAAAAAGTCATGGTAGTTGGAGCAGGGCAGATGGGCTCAGGGATTGCGCAAGTATGTGCAGCTGCCGGGTATGAAGTTGTCTTGCACGACATCAATGAAGAAGCTGTGGAACGGGGTCTCAACGGTATCAAAAAACAGCTTCAGCGCCAGGTGGATAAAGAACGAATTGAACAAAAGGACATGGATAATACAGTGAATAATCTGACCGTTTCTGTGGATCTGAGCAATGCGGCTAATGTGGATATTGTCATTGAAGCAGCCGTGGAAAATATGGAAGTGAAAAAGGATCTCTTTGCCCAGCTTGACGAAATTGCACCTGACCACGCCATTCTGGCAACAAACACATCATCTCTTCCAATCACGGAGATAGCAGCGGCAACGAACCGCCCTGAAAAAGTAATCGGGATGCATTTTATGAACCCGGTGCCGGTCATGAAGCTTGTGGAAGTTATCCGGGGGCTGGCTACAAGCCAGGAAGTATTCGAGGCGGTTAAAGCCATGTCAGCTTCTTTAAAGAAAACTTCCGTAGAAGTTCAGGATTTCCCTGGTTTTGTCTCCAACCGAGTTTTAATGCCAATGATCAATGAAGCGATTTACACGGTGTATGAAGGAGTGGCATCTCCTGAAGATGTGGACGAAGTCATGAAATTGGGGATGAACCATCCGATGGGGCCGCTGACTTTAGCGGACTTTATCGGGCTGGATACATGCCTCTATATCATGGAAGTGCTGCACGAGGGCTTCGGAGACGATAAATACCGTCCATGCCCGCTGCTTCGCAAATATGTAAGCGCCGGCTGGCTCGGCAAAAAATCAGGAAGAGGCTTCTACACATACGAGTAA
- a CDS encoding acetyl-CoA C-acetyltransferase, with the protein MSKTVITGGARTPIGKLGGKLSGFSASQLGGKAIKAALERSGIDGKDVDHVIMGSVLQGGQGQLPSRQAQHEAGIPWETQTETINKVCASGMRSVTLADILIRAGEQETIVAGGMESMSQAPFFVKGARFGFKMGEQKFHDMMIHDGLTCTFTGVHMGNYGNNVAKEHGLTREAQDEWSYQSHQKTARAIEEGRLAEEIVQVEVPQRKGDPLVVKDDESPRADTSVEKLAKLKPVFGADGSITAGNAPGVNDGAAALVLMSEEKAQERGIEPLAAILGHTQLAVEPENFPKTPGLVINRLLEKTGVALEDVDLFEINEAFAAVALASGQIANVDPEKINVNGGAVALGHPIGASGTRIILTLAYELKRRGGGIGIAAICSGGGQGDAVMIEVK; encoded by the coding sequence ATGAGTAAAACAGTTATTACCGGAGGAGCAAGGACACCGATTGGCAAACTGGGTGGTAAGCTTTCAGGGTTTTCTGCATCACAGCTGGGAGGAAAGGCGATCAAAGCCGCACTGGAACGTTCCGGGATTGACGGGAAAGATGTTGACCATGTAATTATGGGTTCCGTTCTCCAGGGGGGACAGGGGCAGCTCCCGTCACGGCAGGCGCAGCATGAAGCCGGTATTCCGTGGGAAACGCAGACGGAGACGATTAACAAAGTTTGTGCTTCCGGGATGAGAAGTGTAACCCTTGCAGATATTCTGATACGCGCAGGAGAACAGGAAACGATTGTAGCGGGCGGTATGGAGTCCATGAGCCAGGCACCGTTTTTCGTTAAAGGAGCGCGCTTTGGTTTTAAAATGGGAGAACAGAAATTCCATGACATGATGATTCACGACGGCCTTACATGTACTTTTACCGGAGTGCACATGGGCAACTACGGAAATAACGTGGCGAAAGAGCATGGGTTAACTCGTGAGGCTCAGGATGAATGGTCCTATCAAAGCCATCAGAAAACGGCCCGTGCGATAGAAGAAGGCAGGCTGGCAGAGGAAATTGTCCAGGTGGAAGTTCCACAGAGGAAAGGTGACCCTCTCGTTGTGAAGGATGATGAATCACCAAGAGCGGACACTTCTGTGGAAAAGCTAGCGAAACTGAAGCCGGTTTTTGGCGCAGACGGAAGTATTACTGCAGGAAATGCCCCAGGGGTGAATGATGGAGCGGCTGCACTCGTACTGATGAGTGAAGAAAAAGCACAGGAAAGAGGAATCGAACCTTTGGCGGCGATTCTCGGTCACACGCAGCTTGCTGTGGAGCCGGAAAACTTCCCGAAAACACCAGGGCTTGTCATTAACAGGCTGCTTGAAAAAACAGGTGTGGCCCTCGAAGATGTAGATTTGTTTGAAATCAATGAAGCGTTTGCAGCTGTTGCTTTAGCAAGCGGGCAGATTGCGAATGTGGATCCTGAGAAAATAAATGTTAACGGTGGAGCGGTAGCCCTCGGCCACCCAATTGGAGCGAGCGGAACGCGAATTATCCTGACTCTGGCCTATGAACTGAAGCGCCGTGGAGGCGGGATCGGTATTGCCGCTATTTGCAGCGGAGGCGGACAGGGAGACGCAGTAATGATTGAAGTAAAGTAA